In Saccharolobus solfataricus, a genomic segment contains:
- a CDS encoding DMT family transporter, which translates to MSSSTSYLFVKWMIPVAIVWGLSYPLTKLITYYSSPMIVSVVRVAIASVFFIILGRGLSVGLKQFINGLFNFVGLLTFLNLGVYFSSNPGLVAVMIYTQPLFILIIETILGTKVKAKGIIGIILGVIGVTASAFLSFDLGLLFGLVGGLVWAIGTVYYKRNLVKEDLVKLNGFMGITSLPILLLLTPIGYHFVVNVMNIGLLLALGLISQVGGFYFWFNAVKHLGSVKAGSGSLLVPIMAYVLSYAFFREIPTPLQIIGSAITLLGVYLTMTS; encoded by the coding sequence ATGTCATCCAGTACCTCATATCTATTTGTAAAATGGATGATTCCAGTGGCAATAGTTTGGGGCCTTTCGTATCCTTTAACTAAACTCATTACGTACTACTCGTCGCCTATGATAGTGAGCGTTGTTAGAGTGGCAATAGCTAGTGTGTTTTTCATTATACTAGGCAGAGGTCTTTCAGTTGGTTTGAAACAATTTATTAACGGTTTGTTTAATTTTGTGGGATTGTTAACGTTTTTAAACTTAGGCGTCTATTTTTCCTCTAATCCCGGTTTAGTAGCAGTTATGATATATACTCAGCCACTATTTATCCTTATTATAGAGACGATCTTAGGAACCAAAGTTAAGGCGAAAGGAATTATTGGAATAATTTTAGGTGTAATAGGAGTTACAGCATCGGCTTTCCTATCATTTGATTTAGGGCTTTTGTTTGGTCTAGTAGGAGGTTTAGTATGGGCTATTGGTACAGTATATTACAAGAGAAATTTAGTTAAGGAAGACTTAGTGAAGTTAAACGGATTCATGGGAATAACGTCACTGCCAATCCTATTACTCTTAACACCAATTGGATATCATTTCGTGGTTAACGTAATGAATATTGGATTGCTATTAGCTTTAGGGTTGATTTCGCAAGTTGGAGGATTCTATTTCTGGTTTAATGCGGTTAAGCATTTGGGAAGTGTTAAGGCTGGATCTGGTTCATTGTTAGTTCCGATAATGGCTTACGTATTGTCTTATGCGTTCTTTAGAGAGATCCCTACACCATTGCAAATTATTGGTTCTGCAATAACGCTATTGGGAGTATACTTGACTATGACTAGCTAA
- a CDS encoding NAD(P)/FAD-dependent oxidoreductase, whose amino-acid sequence MTEKSCQYLIIGSGIAGYNALKELLELKPNSKIIMVTSDRYYPYDRPPLSKYYLRGEMPRDKLFFESDDFYKRDNLEVMLNKSVERIDANLKEAILNDGSVISFDKALISTGGRPRRLNIPGSENALYLRSLDDADRIREAASKGKNALIIGAGFIGVEVASSLTTLGVRTTVVEVMPYIWNTFVDEKVSRVIQQYLESKGINFILNESVKEIQGKIATTSSGRKIEADMFLIAVGISPNVELAQRSGMQVDNGIVVNEYLETNARDIYAAGDIANIFDPREGKRKRIEHWNNAEYTGKLAARNMAGSREAYNFISSIWSDIFDLHIESAGETRNYDEYIIRGRFNSDNPNFNVIYLKGGIVRGYVAINRDYSELEVLNKLIEGSVDVSNKKNSLADKGFDLKELLK is encoded by the coding sequence ATGACCGAAAAATCTTGTCAATACTTAATAATTGGGAGTGGTATTGCGGGATACAACGCGTTGAAGGAACTACTAGAACTAAAACCAAACTCAAAAATAATCATGGTAACATCAGACAGATACTACCCATACGATAGACCACCACTATCAAAATATTACCTCAGAGGAGAAATGCCACGAGATAAATTATTCTTCGAGTCTGATGATTTTTACAAGAGGGATAATTTAGAGGTAATGTTAAACAAGAGTGTCGAAAGGATTGATGCTAATTTAAAGGAGGCAATACTAAATGATGGTAGTGTAATATCCTTTGATAAGGCATTAATAAGTACTGGTGGTAGGCCTAGGAGATTAAACATTCCGGGGAGTGAAAACGCGTTATACTTAAGAAGTTTGGATGACGCAGATAGGATAAGGGAAGCTGCGAGTAAAGGCAAAAACGCGTTAATAATTGGTGCTGGATTTATAGGTGTTGAAGTGGCCTCTAGCTTGACAACACTTGGCGTAAGGACTACAGTAGTGGAAGTAATGCCATACATATGGAATACATTCGTAGACGAAAAAGTATCAAGAGTCATACAACAATACTTGGAAAGTAAGGGAATAAACTTCATTCTAAACGAGTCAGTGAAGGAGATTCAAGGGAAAATCGCAACAACCTCAAGCGGTAGAAAAATTGAGGCAGACATGTTCCTAATCGCAGTGGGAATCTCGCCAAATGTCGAACTAGCGCAGAGAAGTGGAATGCAAGTGGATAATGGCATAGTTGTTAACGAGTACCTAGAGACGAATGCCAGGGATATTTATGCAGCTGGGGACATCGCTAACATATTCGATCCAAGGGAGGGTAAGAGGAAGAGAATAGAGCATTGGAACAACGCGGAGTACACTGGAAAATTGGCAGCTAGGAATATGGCTGGAAGCAGAGAGGCTTACAATTTCATATCATCCATATGGTCAGACATATTCGACTTACACATAGAGTCAGCCGGTGAAACGAGGAATTATGACGAATATATAATAAGAGGGAGGTTTAACTCTGATAATCCTAATTTTAATGTAATATATTTGAAAGGCGGTATAGTTAGGGGATATGTAGCTATAAATAGGGATTACAGTGAATTAGAGGTTCTAAATAAGTTAATTGAAGGAAGTGTGGATGTTTCAAATAAGAAGAACTCTTTGGCAGATAAAGGATTTGATCTTAAGGAATTGTTAAAGTGA
- a CDS encoding SelT/SelW/SelH family protein: MQDPVCKMEVENTTPHRINYKGITYYFCSKGCLDEFKKNPAKYVSPTDLNKKINVKIVYCRPCKYMDRALNLARDILSYFEEANVELVQGDRGIMDIYVNDELVFSRYIEKRFPESDEILKSIGQKLQLARQS, encoded by the coding sequence ATGCAAGATCCTGTTTGCAAGATGGAAGTTGAGAACACTACACCACATAGGATAAACTATAAAGGTATAACGTACTATTTCTGCTCTAAAGGGTGTTTAGACGAGTTTAAGAAAAATCCAGCAAAATACGTCTCCCCAACTGATTTGAATAAGAAAATTAACGTTAAGATCGTTTACTGTAGACCTTGTAAGTATATGGATAGGGCGTTAAATCTAGCTAGAGACATTTTATCCTATTTTGAGGAGGCTAATGTTGAGCTAGTCCAGGGTGATAGGGGAATTATGGACATATATGTTAACGATGAATTAGTATTTTCTAGGTATATAGAAAAAAGGTTTCCAGAAAGTGATGAGATTCTAAAAAGTATAGGTCAAAAATTACAACTTGCCAGACAGTCTTAG
- a CDS encoding pirin family protein, which yields MIRGIDGIIKGRNTMDGAGVKLYRVFGGPDTVDLTDPFLLLDFFGSNKVEEYINGFPWHPHRGIETVTLLFEGKVEHQDSLGNKGTIYPGQVQWMTAGSGIFHQEMPKPLEGTEIPKYNQDPFLVRGLQLWVNLPSYKKMTQPVYRDVKSIPRERFEFGEVSVLAGEFAGIEGPVKVKSDVDPSYIHVKLNGDMRLKVKEGYTVLAYVVDGTARFAPNSPEIGKGNLVIFTREGDEIKISGNASFIVLSGRPLNEPVAWYGPIVMNTEDQIIEAFEDLRKGTFIRHREVLYE from the coding sequence ATGATAAGAGGGATAGACGGTATAATTAAAGGGAGAAATACTATGGATGGTGCTGGGGTTAAACTTTACAGAGTGTTCGGTGGGCCAGATACAGTGGATCTGACAGATCCCTTCCTTTTGCTGGACTTCTTCGGTTCGAATAAGGTTGAGGAGTACATTAATGGGTTTCCGTGGCATCCACATAGAGGAATTGAGACTGTGACATTATTATTTGAGGGAAAAGTAGAACATCAAGATAGTTTAGGCAATAAGGGTACAATATATCCCGGTCAAGTTCAATGGATGACCGCAGGGAGTGGGATATTTCACCAAGAAATGCCAAAACCATTAGAGGGTACAGAAATACCTAAGTATAATCAAGATCCCTTCCTAGTAAGAGGATTACAATTGTGGGTAAACCTACCATCTTACAAGAAGATGACGCAACCAGTATATAGAGATGTCAAAAGTATTCCAAGAGAGAGGTTTGAGTTTGGAGAGGTATCGGTATTGGCTGGAGAGTTTGCTGGAATTGAGGGACCAGTTAAGGTTAAGAGCGATGTCGATCCCTCATATATTCATGTGAAATTAAATGGAGACATGAGACTAAAGGTAAAAGAAGGATATACAGTATTGGCCTACGTGGTTGATGGTACTGCTAGGTTTGCTCCTAATTCTCCAGAAATAGGAAAGGGTAATTTAGTGATCTTCACTAGGGAAGGAGATGAAATTAAAATTAGTGGGAACGCTAGCTTTATAGTACTGTCTGGAAGGCCTCTAAATGAACCAGTAGCGTGGTATGGACCAATAGTTATGAATACTGAAGATCAGATAATTGAAGCCTTCGAAGATTTGAGGAAGGGTACGTTCATAAGACATAGGGAAGTATTATATGAGTAA
- a CDS encoding ISH3 family transposase, producing MITPGLPHQNNLQQVGYKLLSMLSFKGRKAEEVSRVLVSACLWNDSVESKSKGYNVSPQTVRNYVEEQGTEVIEKLLESMRRISMEILKGVKEVDISIDWTTKTWYGKPVEGLGSSAKGNSWNYATATTKYQNMVLLLAFVPQVNGMSKDEIVKLLMEQIVGMGFKVGLVTLDAGFYTVEVLKFISQFKFVIGVPVGDVKIYEEFDGEYTTNSKRHKKEEQVKFRLLVYGKEIVKKRKKTVVYFARATNLDLPKREVLKLYNKVRSPIETSYRNIKAFLPFTSSTKFIFRELIFVLAMIFYSLYTVFKNVMTREEFRLLLILCFLDDLSDLKDFIFNLEETLINTIDLFLWR from the coding sequence GTGATAACACCTGGTCTTCCTCACCAAAATAATCTACAACAAGTAGGGTATAAATTACTTTCCATGTTGAGCTTCAAGGGAAGAAAGGCGGAGGAGGTATCGAGAGTTCTGGTCTCCGCGTGCTTGTGGAACGACTCCGTGGAAAGCAAGTCCAAAGGGTATAACGTGTCACCACAGACCGTGAGGAACTACGTGGAGGAGCAGGGAACTGAGGTGATCGAGAAGCTATTAGAGTCCATGAGGAGGATTTCCATGGAGATACTCAAGGGAGTGAAGGAAGTCGACATCTCCATAGACTGGACAACCAAGACGTGGTATGGTAAGCCGGTGGAGGGACTGGGTAGTTCAGCCAAGGGGAACTCGTGGAACTACGCTACCGCGACCACGAAGTATCAGAATATGGTGCTCCTCCTAGCTTTCGTTCCCCAAGTTAACGGGATGAGCAAGGATGAGATCGTGAAGCTTCTCATGGAGCAAATTGTGGGAATGGGCTTCAAGGTGGGGCTCGTAACCTTGGACGCGGGATTCTACACCGTGGAAGTCCTCAAGTTCATATCGCAGTTCAAGTTCGTGATAGGAGTCCCTGTGGGGGACGTGAAGATCTACGAGGAGTTCGACGGAGAGTACACGACAAACAGTAAGAGGCATAAGAAGGAAGAGCAGGTCAAGTTCAGACTCCTGGTGTATGGTAAGGAAATCGTTAAGAAGAGGAAGAAGACCGTGGTGTACTTCGCGAGGGCGACCAACCTCGACCTACCCAAGAGGGAAGTGCTGAAGTTGTACAACAAGGTTAGGAGTCCCATTGAGACGTCTTACAGGAACATCAAGGCCTTCCTTCCCTTCACGAGCTCCACCAAGTTCATCTTCCGCGAGTTGATCTTCGTGCTGGCCATGATCTTCTACTCGCTTTACACCGTGTTTAAGAACGTCATGACAAGAGAGGAGTTTAGATTGCTGCTCATCCTCTGCTTTCTAGACGATTTATCTGATCTAAAGGATTTTATATTTAATCTTGAGGAAACACTTATTAATACTATAGATTTATTTTTATGGAGGTGA
- a CDS encoding IS5-like element ISC1234 family transposase, which translates to MGVEGSTMARTLRHIPNLMYYPLPPIEDMPWREKWLTEIKPVLDAMDLERVLGEGALVYLKLLIVMVLYSCSYRDAVKMVNVNVVVAWFVGRKVGKSTLHDFVGRLYGVRKKLLEISFKLEEKCLPSYLPASAHLVDFMAWLVDSFLLDLPPGKRSVETFREKAELERREGNLERARKLLSLGRTKRRFEGRWTKKRGVSHYGLKAIAVISVSLFVRSITVKPANFSDKRFKSPLKGIKIADRGFSPSPTQLIAREKPFTTLRAHVEFFGTYLNAFWRPYGTTTWRNDVFLHVLGVIYNIKMFLAIQRRTPPGRRAVQL; encoded by the coding sequence ATGGGAGTAGAGGGTAGTACCATGGCAAGAACATTAAGACACATACCAAACCTGATGTACTACCCTCTTCCCCCAATAGAGGATATGCCGTGGAGGGAAAAATGGTTAACGGAGATCAAGCCCGTGCTGGACGCCATGGATTTGGAGAGGGTTCTGGGCGAGGGCGCGCTGGTTTACTTGAAGTTGTTAATCGTCATGGTGCTCTACTCTTGCTCCTATAGGGACGCGGTGAAAATGGTTAACGTGAACGTGGTCGTGGCCTGGTTCGTGGGGAGGAAGGTGGGGAAGAGCACGCTGCACGACTTCGTGGGCAGGTTGTACGGGGTGAGGAAGAAGTTGTTGGAGATTTCCTTCAAGCTTGAGGAGAAGTGCCTACCCAGTTACCTCCCTGCGAGCGCGCATCTCGTGGACTTCATGGCGTGGCTAGTGGACTCCTTCCTACTGGACTTACCTCCTGGGAAGAGGAGCGTGGAGACCTTTCGGGAGAAGGCGGAGCTGGAGAGGAGGGAAGGTAACCTGGAGAGGGCCAGGAAGCTGCTCTCCCTGGGGAGAACCAAGAGGAGGTTCGAGGGAAGGTGGACCAAGAAGAGAGGGGTCTCGCACTACGGGCTCAAGGCCATAGCCGTGATCTCCGTCTCCCTCTTCGTGAGGTCCATCACGGTGAAGCCGGCCAACTTCTCGGACAAGAGGTTCAAGTCACCGCTCAAGGGGATTAAGATCGCGGACAGGGGATTCTCTCCCTCCCCGACACAGCTCATAGCGCGGGAGAAGCCCTTCACTACCCTGAGGGCCCACGTGGAGTTCTTCGGCACCTACCTGAACGCGTTCTGGAGGCCCTACGGGACCACGACCTGGAGGAACGACGTCTTCCTTCACGTCCTGGGAGTGATCTACAACATCAAGATGTTCCTCGCGATCCAACGGAGGACTCCTCCAGGACGTAGAGCCGTTCAGCTCTGA
- a CDS encoding GH12 family glycosyl hydrolase domain-containing protein → MDKKIIVISIMIIILIIVASSFTYFERIPQTSTSFPRNMTSSTSCSSSSPTYPTSTSTSSSPQTSSTSTYTQNASIILFPTFASGFSLIGSYLSQSRYGMALLDNNVATLYASPFLWNIASGQGKVIMNFTPYLNVHVNMSNIKKITPSISVDGYPGLMYGQELWFPFAGKTEVSPYLSLPMIVSNLPNFLSILNFTVYKNVGVIDDFSYDIWLSQNPNITYLQYGDFEVMIWMNWQENITKGDPYMVSVGSIQIPTLINGTIENLTWSVYVLPRTGSANGWTSIYFLSPKQLEGQIGIPIAYVLKKMGSYLEKAGVSIYNPNTYYLDAIQVGMEFNDTNGVANLGYNLYSWYVINA, encoded by the coding sequence ATGGATAAAAAAATAATTGTTATATCTATAATGATAATTATACTGATTATAGTAGCTTCATCGTTTACCTATTTCGAGAGAATTCCCCAAACTTCTACATCATTTCCCCGAAATATGACGTCTTCTACTTCATGCTCATCTTCATCCCCCACCTATCCAACTTCTACATCAACCTCTTCTTCCCCTCAAACTTCTTCTACATCAACTTATACTCAAAACGCTTCAATTATCCTATTTCCCACTTTCGCATCTGGTTTCTCATTGATTGGAAGCTACTTAAGTCAGAGTAGATATGGGATGGCATTGCTGGATAATAACGTGGCAACCTTGTATGCTTCGCCATTTTTATGGAATATTGCGTCTGGTCAAGGCAAGGTAATAATGAATTTTACTCCCTACCTCAATGTCCATGTGAATATGTCTAACATAAAGAAAATAACTCCTTCTATATCTGTTGATGGCTACCCGGGATTAATGTATGGCCAAGAGTTATGGTTTCCATTTGCCGGGAAAACTGAGGTGAGTCCTTATTTGTCTTTACCAATGATAGTCTCAAACCTACCAAATTTCTTATCTATTCTTAATTTCACTGTATATAAAAATGTAGGAGTTATTGATGATTTTTCATATGACATTTGGCTTTCTCAAAATCCAAATATAACTTATTTACAATATGGGGACTTCGAGGTGATGATCTGGATGAATTGGCAGGAGAATATAACTAAGGGAGATCCTTACATGGTCAGTGTGGGATCAATACAAATTCCTACATTAATTAATGGTACAATAGAGAATTTAACGTGGTCAGTTTACGTTTTACCTAGAACTGGATCAGCAAACGGTTGGACATCAATATACTTCTTATCTCCCAAACAGTTAGAAGGTCAAATAGGAATACCAATAGCTTATGTTTTAAAGAAAATGGGATCTTATCTAGAAAAGGCTGGAGTTTCAATATACAATCCCAATACATATTATTTAGATGCGATACAAGTTGGAATGGAGTTTAATGACACTAACGGTGTTGCTAATCTAGGATATAATTTATATTCATGGTATGTAATAAATGCCTAA
- a CDS encoding thiamine pyrophosphate-binding protein, with protein MNGSRLLLSLLKDYDVEHIFGLPGESSISLYDQLKEGEIQHIVTRDERNAVYMADAYAKLTYKPGIVEGPSVGSVYMLPGVAEAYKSSTPLIVITTDTPLYGEKENYLTALDQTSLFRPITKETITVYKVEELPHAIRRAFRLSTSGKLGPVHLRIPLEVLESELEGNVKIKAQKEFSKYPAQRPLADREMIKKAVKIILKSEFPVIICGQGALYSMAWDEIIELAELLGIPVGTTITGKGCMQETHPLSIGVVGGRGGTSFSNSVVDKSDLIILVGSNTDSANTYNWTIPSRDKTIIHIDISEEEAGNNYESLNLIGDAKATLREIINEIKGSGEIRKKNIVLDRSAFEERLSEERRNVVNPLRFIKELWNLSQGEAVLIADPGVSSIYTAAFYKAKRAGRYFVFNYGLGGLGYSIPASVGAYFARPNSLIFSLSGDGSFGFSAGELETIKRVSANVVVILFNNGSYGWIRAEMRARGKDIVGTDFSSPDYVKIAEGYGLSGYRITTDDVISDTLKRAIKNTPSLVEVIVEPEDKFVPPVMPWSKRFI; from the coding sequence ATGAATGGTTCAAGACTTCTCTTGTCCCTTCTAAAGGATTACGATGTTGAACACATATTTGGTTTGCCTGGCGAATCATCAATATCGTTATATGATCAACTTAAGGAGGGGGAGATTCAGCATATAGTAACCAGAGATGAGAGGAATGCAGTATACATGGCAGACGCCTATGCCAAACTAACTTATAAACCTGGAATAGTAGAGGGACCCAGTGTAGGCTCCGTGTATATGCTGCCTGGCGTAGCCGAGGCATATAAGTCATCTACACCATTAATAGTAATAACTACCGATACACCATTATACGGAGAGAAGGAGAATTACTTGACAGCATTAGATCAGACTTCTCTTTTTAGACCGATAACTAAGGAGACTATAACAGTCTATAAGGTTGAGGAATTACCTCATGCTATAAGGAGGGCATTTAGATTAAGCACCAGTGGAAAACTAGGGCCAGTTCACCTAAGAATACCCTTAGAAGTTTTAGAGAGTGAATTAGAGGGTAATGTTAAAATTAAAGCCCAAAAGGAGTTCTCAAAATATCCAGCTCAAAGGCCTTTAGCGGATCGTGAAATGATCAAGAAAGCAGTAAAAATAATTTTGAAGAGTGAATTCCCAGTAATAATTTGCGGTCAAGGTGCCCTATACTCAATGGCGTGGGATGAGATAATCGAGTTAGCTGAATTACTTGGAATTCCAGTAGGGACTACAATAACTGGTAAGGGTTGTATGCAAGAAACACATCCCCTGTCGATCGGTGTAGTTGGTGGTAGGGGAGGGACAAGTTTTTCGAACAGTGTTGTAGACAAGTCAGATCTTATAATTCTCGTAGGAAGTAATACGGATTCAGCAAATACTTATAACTGGACTATACCATCTAGAGATAAAACCATAATCCATATTGACATTAGTGAGGAAGAGGCTGGGAATAATTACGAGAGCTTAAACCTAATAGGTGATGCTAAAGCTACATTAAGGGAAATAATTAATGAAATTAAAGGTAGTGGAGAAATTAGGAAAAAGAATATTGTTTTAGATAGAAGTGCGTTCGAAGAAAGGCTTAGTGAGGAGCGGAGAAATGTAGTAAACCCGCTACGTTTCATAAAGGAGCTTTGGAATTTGTCACAGGGAGAGGCAGTGTTGATAGCAGACCCCGGAGTTAGCTCAATTTATACTGCTGCTTTCTATAAGGCCAAGAGAGCCGGTAGGTATTTCGTTTTTAACTATGGTCTAGGTGGTCTTGGCTATTCAATTCCAGCATCCGTAGGTGCTTATTTTGCAAGGCCTAACTCTTTAATTTTCTCTCTTTCTGGAGATGGGAGTTTCGGCTTCTCAGCTGGTGAGCTAGAGACCATTAAGAGAGTTAGTGCTAACGTAGTTGTTATTCTCTTTAATAATGGAAGTTACGGTTGGATAAGGGCTGAGATGAGGGCTAGGGGTAAGGATATTGTTGGAACTGATTTTTCAAGTCCAGATTACGTCAAGATTGCGGAAGGGTATGGGCTATCAGGATATAGGATAACCACTGATGATGTGATATCCGATACGTTAAAGAGGGCGATAAAGAATACTCCTTCTTTAGTTGAGGTTATTGTTGAGCCGGAGGATAAGTTCGTTCCACCAGTTATGCCTTGGAGTAAGAGATTTATTTAA
- a CDS encoding HoxN/HupN/NixA family nickel/cobalt transporter, whose product MNRNKYVIFYLLEAIITGLLFYWLFTTGRVVSNVKVSLEEEHIVGTFLTLGILSYLLGLRHAVDADHLAAIDNSIRKLIQEGKPPQFTGLFFSLGHSTIVILLSLGLIVSTRYIVSQLPFLEKLGSIIGTLVSGSFLYIIGFLNFLVLLEIYRLYKAYLKKREVDKGKLEEVLMQRGFMNKYFSKLFKIVNNQYYLYLIGLLFGLGFDTASETALLAISAAAAGIFLKVPLYTLLVFPFLFTVGMTLIDTTDGLFMNGAYGWAFTDPVRKLWYNLTMTLISIIVSYLVGTIELLGLVTSQFNLSGPFWDQVNFLSNIYWENIGFIIIGTFAITWLTSYLIYKSTLEKFTKKYR is encoded by the coding sequence ATGAATCGGAATAAGTATGTTATATTTTATTTATTGGAGGCCATTATAACTGGATTACTATTTTATTGGCTATTTACCACTGGAAGGGTTGTTAGTAATGTAAAAGTGAGCTTAGAGGAGGAGCATATAGTGGGAACTTTCCTAACCCTAGGTATCTTGTCATACCTTCTGGGTTTAAGACATGCAGTTGATGCTGACCATTTGGCAGCAATAGACAATTCGATCAGAAAGTTAATACAAGAGGGTAAACCCCCACAATTTACTGGTCTATTCTTCTCGCTTGGGCATTCAACTATTGTAATATTATTATCATTGGGTTTAATAGTTTCTACTAGGTATATAGTATCACAACTCCCATTTCTAGAGAAGCTTGGTAGTATTATAGGGACTTTAGTAAGTGGTAGTTTCCTATATATTATAGGTTTTCTTAATTTCCTGGTTCTTTTAGAAATATATCGTTTATACAAGGCTTATTTGAAGAAAAGGGAAGTGGATAAGGGAAAACTTGAGGAGGTTCTGATGCAGAGAGGCTTTATGAATAAGTACTTCAGTAAGTTATTTAAGATTGTTAATAACCAATATTATTTATACTTAATTGGTCTTCTATTCGGTTTAGGATTTGATACTGCTTCAGAAACAGCACTACTTGCGATCTCTGCAGCAGCCGCTGGAATATTTCTAAAAGTTCCGCTATATACGTTATTAGTATTTCCATTCTTATTTACAGTAGGAATGACATTAATAGATACAACTGATGGTCTCTTCATGAATGGAGCTTATGGCTGGGCGTTCACTGATCCAGTCAGGAAGTTATGGTATAATCTAACAATGACTTTAATATCGATTATTGTATCGTATCTTGTTGGTACTATAGAGTTATTAGGGTTAGTGACAAGTCAATTTAACTTATCCGGACCATTCTGGGATCAAGTGAACTTCCTTAGCAATATATACTGGGAAAATATTGGATTCATAATCATAGGAACATTTGCTATAACTTGGCTAACATCGTATCTAATATATAAGTCTACGTTAGAAAAATTTACGAAAAAATATAGATAA
- a CDS encoding hydrogenase maturation nickel metallochaperone HypA, with protein sequence MHEWSIAYSIVKTLTDNFNKKVLKTTLVIPHFSFLDLEILKDAFNELKKENGITQDAELEIKIAKPRFRCMNCNREFSLSDVENQLSNVRNQYGEEYPLHLMPELFPTFLKCPYCGSHDIEAKGQEIYIENVVEESGSVARTS encoded by the coding sequence ATGCATGAATGGTCTATTGCCTACTCAATAGTTAAAACACTAACTGATAATTTTAACAAGAAAGTACTAAAAACTACATTAGTAATACCACATTTCTCATTTCTTGACTTAGAAATACTTAAGGATGCATTTAATGAATTAAAGAAAGAAAATGGAATTACTCAAGATGCTGAGCTCGAAATTAAAATAGCTAAGCCTAGGTTTAGATGTATGAATTGTAATAGGGAGTTCAGTCTGTCAGATGTTGAAAATCAACTAAGTAATGTTAGAAATCAATACGGTGAGGAATATCCTTTACACTTAATGCCAGAACTCTTCCCAACATTTTTAAAGTGCCCATATTGTGGTTCCCATGATATTGAAGCTAAGGGTCAAGAGATTTACATAGAGAATGTGGTGGAGGAAAGTGGATCCGTTGCGAGAACTAGCTAA
- a CDS encoding P-loop NTPase, translated as MWWRKVDPLRELAKSKLKGKKVITIMSSKGGVGKSVVSALLSLSLISSVTLIDMDIHSMGIAKLFGIENRNLEVSKEGIVPIKIRNVNLISLASIVRDRYVILPGRNQSNVMRELIAYSIINSDYVVFDLPPGLGDEVLVLEELTDFKPVVVTTPSKVSVKVVKNLIEYMNERGKKSLVVVNMSYFNCHGERVYPFGYYDGEVNLPIDPNIEEYIGKIHEYYGEVKKVIEKELIPKLVF; from the coding sequence ATGTGGTGGAGGAAAGTGGATCCGTTGCGAGAACTAGCTAAGAGTAAGCTAAAAGGTAAGAAAGTTATTACGATAATGAGTAGTAAAGGCGGTGTCGGAAAAAGTGTAGTATCGGCCTTACTTTCACTTTCCTTAATATCATCTGTTACACTAATAGACATGGATATACATAGCATGGGAATAGCTAAGCTCTTTGGTATTGAGAATAGGAATCTAGAAGTATCAAAGGAGGGGATTGTACCAATAAAAATAAGAAACGTTAATCTAATCTCGCTTGCAAGTATTGTTAGAGATAGATATGTTATACTACCTGGTAGAAACCAAAGTAACGTTATGAGGGAATTGATAGCGTATTCGATAATAAATAGTGATTATGTCGTATTTGACTTACCACCAGGGTTGGGGGACGAGGTTCTAGTGTTGGAAGAGTTAACAGATTTTAAGCCAGTAGTAGTTACAACACCATCAAAGGTCTCAGTAAAGGTAGTTAAGAATTTGATAGAGTACATGAACGAGAGGGGAAAGAAATCATTGGTTGTAGTTAACATGTCTTACTTTAATTGTCATGGTGAAAGAGTATACCCATTTGGTTATTACGATGGCGAGGTAAACTTACCAATAGATCCTAACATAGAGGAATATATAGGTAAGATTCATGAATATTATGGAGAGGTGAAAAAGGTAATTGAGAAGGAGCTAATTCCTAAACTCGTTTTTTAA